Sequence from the Methanobacteriaceae archaeon genome:
CATTTCCAGGAAAAAGTGGAAAAACTGGATAAAAATAAGAGTTACGTAATTTATTGTAAATCTGGAGTAAGAGGAGAGTATTTTATGGGAAAAATGCGAGAATCCGGCTTTTCAAAGGTTTATAACATTTTAGGTGGCTTTGTGGCCTGGAAAGTCAGCAATTTACCCCTGACAGATGATTGAATTGAAATACCA
This genomic interval carries:
- a CDS encoding rhodanese-like domain-containing protein codes for the protein MSHFTTIDPKDALKLMEEDSEISIVDIRPHVDFQQEHIPHAQNLDYDGHHFQEKVEKLDKNKSYVIYCKSGVRGEYFMGKMRESGFSKVYNILGGFVAWKVSNLPLTDD